The following coding sequences lie in one Phycicoccus duodecadis genomic window:
- the zwf gene encoding glucose-6-phosphate dehydrogenase gives MSPARVAAGVNPLRDPRDKRLPRIAGPCSMVLFGVTGDLARKKLMPAIYDLANRGLLPPGFSLVGFARRDWADQDFGKIVYEAVKERARTPFREEVWRTLAEGIRFVPGTFDDDAAFDLLSETVAQLDEQRGTGGNHAFYLSIPPGLFATVCQQLERSGLSTSRPGSWRRVVIEKPFGHDLTSARELNDIVEGVFPADSVFRIDHYLGKETVQNLLALRFANQMFEPVWNANYVDHVQITMAEDIGIGGRAGYYDGIGAARDVIQNHLLQLLALTAMEEPVSFDAHGLRLEKEKVLSAVRIPADLATGTARGQYAKGWQGGEEVVGYLEEDGVARGSNTETYAAVRLDVDTRRWAGVPFYLRTGKRLGKRVTEIAVVFKKAPHLPFTDTATEELGQNAVVIRVQPDEGVTLRFGAKVPGAQMEVRDVTMDFGYGRSFTESSPEAYERLILDVLLGEPPLFPRHEEVELSWRILDPIEHFWATKGRKPDQYEAGGWGPAAADELMRRDGREWRLP, from the coding sequence ATGAGCCCCGCCCGCGTCGCCGCCGGCGTCAACCCGCTGCGCGACCCCCGTGACAAGCGGCTGCCCCGGATCGCGGGGCCGTGCTCGATGGTCCTGTTCGGCGTCACCGGTGACCTCGCCCGCAAGAAGCTGATGCCTGCCATCTACGACCTCGCCAACCGCGGTCTGCTGCCGCCCGGGTTCTCGCTCGTGGGTTTCGCCCGCCGCGACTGGGCCGACCAGGACTTCGGCAAGATCGTCTACGAGGCGGTCAAGGAGCGCGCCCGCACCCCGTTCCGCGAGGAGGTCTGGCGCACCCTCGCCGAGGGCATCCGGTTCGTACCGGGCACCTTCGACGACGACGCCGCCTTCGACCTGCTGTCCGAGACCGTGGCCCAGCTCGACGAGCAGCGCGGCACCGGCGGCAACCACGCGTTCTACCTCTCCATCCCCCCGGGGCTGTTCGCCACGGTGTGCCAGCAGCTGGAGCGTTCGGGGCTGTCAACGTCCCGTCCGGGGTCGTGGCGCCGGGTCGTCATCGAGAAGCCGTTCGGGCACGACCTGACCTCGGCCCGCGAGCTGAACGACATCGTCGAGGGCGTCTTCCCGGCCGACTCGGTCTTCCGCATCGACCACTACCTGGGCAAGGAGACGGTGCAGAACCTGCTGGCGCTGCGCTTCGCCAACCAGATGTTCGAGCCGGTGTGGAACGCCAACTACGTCGACCACGTGCAGATCACGATGGCCGAGGACATCGGCATCGGCGGCCGCGCCGGCTACTACGACGGCATCGGCGCCGCCCGCGACGTCATCCAGAACCACCTGCTCCAGCTGCTCGCGCTGACCGCGATGGAGGAGCCGGTCTCCTTCGACGCGCACGGCCTCCGGCTCGAGAAGGAGAAGGTCCTCTCGGCCGTCCGCATCCCCGCCGACCTGGCCACCGGCACCGCCCGCGGCCAGTACGCCAAGGGCTGGCAGGGCGGCGAGGAGGTGGTCGGCTACCTCGAGGAGGACGGCGTCGCGCGCGGCTCGAACACCGAGACCTACGCCGCCGTGCGCCTCGACGTCGACACCCGGCGCTGGGCCGGGGTGCCGTTCTACCTGCGCACCGGCAAGCGGCTGGGCAAGCGGGTCACCGAGATCGCGGTCGTGTTCAAGAAGGCACCGCACCTGCCGTTCACGGACACCGCCACCGAGGAGCTCGGCCAGAACGCCGTCGTCATCCGCGTGCAGCCCGACGAGGGCGTCACGCTGCGGTTCGGGGCCAAGGTCCCCGGCGCCCAGATGGAGGTGCGCGACGTGACCATGGACTTCGGCTACGGCCGCTCCTTCACCGAGTCCTCCCCCGAGGCCTACGAGCGCCTCATCCTCGACGTGCTGCTGGGCGAGCCGCCGCTGTTCCCGCGGCACGAGGAGGTCGAGCTCTCCTGGCGGATCCTCGACCCCATCGAGCACTTCTGGGCCACCAAGGGCCGCAAGCCCGACCAGTACGAGGCCGGCGGCTGGGGCCCGGCCGCCGCCGACGAGCTCATGCGCCGCGACGGCCGCGAGTGGAGGCTCCCGTGA